From the genome of Clostridium sp. BNL1100, one region includes:
- a CDS encoding GNAT family N-acetyltransferase: MKDYNRVIDFIKEIEKLKNVTRTAWTSEGKQESVAEHSWRLAVFSLLLAEYFPYADMAKILGICLVHDCGEIYEGDVSAKFETDPEGKLNREERALITLTNKLSDKQRERVFSLWKEYSEAVSQEAKLVKALDKMETIIQHNQGLNPVGFDYKFNLNYGADYAGFNENIKALRKIIDRDTAQMCVKSSNQNFAEIILRELELKDLEDYLYWNHPSHEFHKFNGPYFEKNNEEELIKEIDEMRVLLLNGHKNVLTNQKIIADKDTDELIGRVNWYWKSKDTLWMEVGIVIFNEKYWGHGIGYKALKMWINEIFDQRHELVRIGVSTWSGNEWMIKLAEKLGMKREAVYRKARIVDNKYYDSVSYGILREEWQ, encoded by the coding sequence ATGAAAGATTATAATAGGGTTATTGATTTTATTAAAGAAATAGAGAAACTAAAGAATGTAACTCGTACTGCATGGACGTCCGAGGGAAAGCAGGAGAGTGTGGCGGAGCATTCATGGAGGTTAGCAGTGTTTTCACTGCTCTTAGCTGAATATTTTCCATATGCGGATATGGCAAAAATTCTAGGAATATGTCTTGTGCATGATTGCGGTGAAATTTACGAAGGGGATGTGTCGGCAAAGTTCGAGACCGATCCGGAAGGGAAGTTAAATAGGGAAGAACGGGCGTTGATAACACTGACGAACAAACTTTCTGACAAGCAGCGTGAACGGGTTTTTTCCCTATGGAAAGAATACAGTGAAGCTGTTTCGCAGGAAGCAAAGCTTGTAAAGGCATTAGATAAGATGGAAACAATTATACAGCACAATCAAGGCCTAAATCCGGTTGGGTTTGACTACAAATTTAATTTAAACTATGGGGCAGATTATGCAGGATTCAATGAAAATATAAAAGCCCTCAGGAAGATCATAGACAGGGACACTGCGCAAATGTGCGTAAAAAGCAGTAATCAAAATTTTGCTGAAATAATCCTACGAGAGTTGGAGCTAAAGGATTTGGAAGATTATCTGTACTGGAACCATCCTTCTCATGAATTTCACAAATTCAATGGTCCGTATTTTGAGAAAAACAATGAAGAAGAATTGATCAAAGAAATAGATGAGATGAGAGTTCTTTTATTAAATGGCCATAAAAATGTACTTACAAATCAAAAAATAATAGCAGATAAGGATACTGATGAATTGATTGGGAGAGTAAACTGGTACTGGAAATCAAAAGACACACTTTGGATGGAGGTTGGAATTGTTATATTCAATGAAAAGTACTGGGGACACGGAATTGGTTATAAAGCGCTGAAAATGTGGATTAACGAAATATTTGACCAAAGACACGAACTGGTGAGAATTGGAGTATCTACATGGTCAGGAAACGAATGGATGATAAAGCTGGCTGAAAAACTAGGTATGAAAAGGGAAGCTGTTTACCGTAAGGCCCGGATTGTCGATAACAAGTATTATGATTCTGTAAGTTACGGTATACTGAGGGAAGAATGGCAATAA
- a CDS encoding ATP-binding protein, whose amino-acid sequence MKRNLAFNKTILSVIILNVTQVAILIGIMVFQYLRDASVFITFNSETISYITIVLISFLNTFINIKDIHRLGQINSKNDTLVQTLFQLEELNKTLRAQRHDFMNHLQVVYGLIELEEFSDTKDYIEKVYNDIQKVSRVMRTSTPAFNALLQAKVLAGEKRGIETRLTINSRFDKIKIPTWEFCRIIGNIIDNAIYALESSNGNKYIEINLHEDIKNYYFTIKDNGPGIPRDIIDKIFEAGFTTKDTKGEGMGLAITKETLLNYGGSINVRVDNGETIFEGQIPK is encoded by the coding sequence ATGAAAAGGAATCTGGCATTCAACAAAACAATTTTATCGGTGATTATACTAAATGTTACTCAGGTAGCAATATTAATCGGAATAATGGTGTTCCAGTATTTGAGGGACGCATCCGTTTTTATCACTTTTAACAGTGAAACCATTTCATATATAACAATTGTTTTGATATCCTTTCTCAATACTTTTATCAATATAAAAGATATCCACCGTCTGGGCCAGATCAACTCCAAAAATGATACTCTTGTGCAGACCCTGTTCCAGCTTGAGGAACTCAACAAAACCCTGAGAGCCCAGAGACATGACTTCATGAACCATCTGCAGGTAGTCTACGGACTTATTGAGCTGGAAGAATTCAGCGACACTAAAGATTATATCGAAAAGGTTTATAACGATATTCAAAAGGTAAGCCGTGTAATGCGAACATCCACTCCTGCTTTTAACGCTCTGTTACAGGCAAAGGTTCTTGCCGGAGAAAAAAGAGGAATTGAAACCAGACTAACCATAAACTCCAGATTTGATAAAATCAAGATTCCCACCTGGGAGTTTTGCAGAATCATAGGTAACATTATAGATAATGCCATTTATGCACTTGAAAGCTCTAACGGCAACAAATATATAGAAATTAATCTCCATGAAGACATTAAAAACTACTATTTCACTATCAAAGACAATGGTCCGGGAATCCCCCGGGACATTATAGATAAAATATTTGAAGCTGGTTTCACAACAAAAGACACTAAAGGTGAAGGCATGGGGCTGGCTATTACAAAGGAAACCCTCCTTAATTACGGCGGAAGCATAAATGTACGAGTTGATAACGGTGAAACCATATTCGAAGGGCAAATACCAAAATAA
- a CDS encoding LytTR family DNA-binding domain-containing protein: MELKVLIIDDDEGMRLVLKKIIEKAEGFELVCEAESGETGLGLVEALSPHIVFLDIEMPGMGGIECAKRITDIAPKTFIIFATAHENYMPEAFEVYASDYLIKPFKIDRILTTLQRIKEIFINKESAVVHTPQITRDSLSKLIIKSKEGISFIDCKDIIFIERENRSTLIHTLTESVTTSEGLSEIEERLDKALFFRSHKSYIINLSMIYKIYPYGRWTYTVKFKNTDKDALLTHDRYEQLEKLFDV; the protein is encoded by the coding sequence ATGGAACTCAAGGTTCTGATTATTGACGATGATGAGGGAATGAGACTTGTCCTTAAAAAAATAATAGAAAAAGCTGAGGGATTTGAGTTGGTTTGCGAAGCTGAAAGCGGAGAAACAGGCTTAGGCCTCGTTGAGGCCCTCTCCCCTCACATTGTTTTTTTGGATATTGAAATGCCCGGCATGGGAGGTATTGAGTGTGCCAAAAGAATAACAGATATTGCGCCCAAAACCTTTATTATTTTCGCTACGGCCCATGAGAACTACATGCCGGAAGCCTTTGAGGTATATGCATCTGATTATTTGATCAAGCCCTTTAAAATAGACAGGATATTGACTACCCTTCAACGCATAAAGGAGATATTTATCAACAAGGAATCTGCCGTAGTTCACACCCCTCAAATCACCAGAGACAGCCTTTCAAAGCTTATAATAAAGAGCAAGGAAGGCATCAGCTTCATTGACTGCAAGGACATAATATTTATTGAGCGTGAAAACCGATCTACACTAATTCATACCCTGACTGAAAGCGTGACTACCTCGGAAGGCTTAAGCGAAATAGAGGAGCGCCTGGACAAGGCACTCTTTTTCAGAAGCCACAAGTCATATATCATAAATCTTTCAATGATATACAAAATCTATCCCTACGGGCGATGGACCTATACCGTCAAGTTCAAGAACACGGATAAGGACGCTCTTCTGACACATGACAGGTATGAACAACTGGAGAAGCTTTTTGACGTGTAG
- the pflB gene encoding formate C-acetyltransferase — protein MNLNISDFKPGKWQNSIDVQDFIQTNYTPYDGAENFLCSASSKTKQLWESCKSLLVEEHLNGGILDIDTETVASITSHKPGFIEEKYEVIKGLQTDAPLKRAFFAKTGYRMAKQACQQFDTTPSPDIDKIFSKSIKTHNDGVFSAYTDEMRKARRCGVITGLPDAYGRGRIIGDYRRVALYGTDFLINQKQKDLDSLRGTMTDGVIRLREELHDQIAALNDLGVLGNSYGFNLKRPAQNAFEAVQWTYLAFLGALKETNGAANSLGRLNVFFDIFIERDINNGTLTEADAQELIDQFVIKLRLIRHLRTKEYNELFAGDPVWLTESLGGISSDGRHMISKTSYRFLQTLKNLGAAPEPNLTILWSVKLPENFKRFCAQMSISTSAIQYENDDIMQPQYGDDYGVSCCVSAMRLGKDMQFFGARCNLAKLLLLSLNGGRDEISGDQVAPEIKPYEGEYLEYNEVIKNFLELQGWLTGLYVNTMNIIHYMHDKYAYERLMMALHDTDVNRLMAFGISGLSVLVDSLSAIKHTRVRVIRDERGIITDFKQEGSYPQYGNNDDRADSIAKEVVTSFYESLKTHPTYRNARHTLSILTITSNVVYGKKTGSTPDGRKKGEPFAPGANPMHNRDKSGILAMMNSVAKLPYSVCNDGISLTLSVIPNALGKELNTKISNLSALIDGYVMSGGHHINVNVLDKETLESAMKEPMKYNQLTVRVSGYAVHFIKLTKAQQLEVISRTFHEAM, from the coding sequence ATGAATCTAAACATTTCTGATTTCAAACCGGGTAAATGGCAGAATTCCATTGACGTACAGGACTTTATCCAGACAAACTACACTCCATATGATGGTGCTGAAAACTTTCTTTGCAGTGCCAGTTCAAAAACGAAACAGCTCTGGGAATCTTGTAAAAGTCTTTTGGTTGAAGAACATTTAAACGGCGGAATTCTTGATATCGACACAGAAACCGTAGCAAGTATAACAAGTCACAAACCCGGCTTTATTGAAGAGAAATATGAAGTAATAAAGGGGCTTCAGACAGATGCGCCGCTGAAAAGGGCCTTTTTTGCTAAAACCGGCTATAGAATGGCTAAACAGGCCTGCCAGCAGTTTGACACTACACCTTCACCCGACATTGATAAAATTTTCAGTAAAAGCATAAAGACACATAATGATGGTGTTTTCAGCGCATACACAGATGAAATGCGTAAGGCCAGAAGATGCGGAGTTATAACGGGTCTTCCCGATGCCTATGGCAGAGGCCGTATAATAGGCGATTATAGAAGGGTTGCCCTTTACGGCACAGATTTTTTAATAAATCAAAAGCAAAAAGACCTGGACAGTCTCAGAGGCACCATGACTGATGGCGTTATAAGGCTTAGAGAAGAACTTCACGATCAGATTGCCGCACTTAACGATTTGGGTGTTCTTGGAAATTCTTATGGCTTTAACCTGAAGCGCCCTGCACAAAATGCCTTTGAAGCTGTTCAGTGGACATATCTGGCATTTCTAGGTGCCTTAAAGGAAACCAACGGAGCTGCAAATTCTTTAGGCAGGCTCAATGTTTTTTTTGATATATTCATTGAACGTGATATAAATAACGGTACCCTGACAGAAGCAGATGCGCAGGAGCTGATTGACCAGTTTGTTATAAAGCTGAGGCTTATAAGACACTTGCGTACCAAAGAGTATAATGAACTTTTTGCAGGAGACCCGGTTTGGTTGACAGAATCCCTTGGCGGAATCAGTAGTGATGGAAGACATATGATTTCCAAGACCTCCTACAGATTCCTTCAAACTTTGAAGAATCTGGGAGCCGCACCTGAACCGAACCTTACGATACTATGGTCAGTTAAGTTACCTGAAAATTTCAAGAGGTTTTGTGCTCAAATGTCTATTTCAACAAGTGCGATTCAGTATGAAAACGATGATATTATGCAGCCCCAGTATGGTGATGATTATGGTGTTTCCTGCTGTGTATCCGCTATGCGTCTTGGAAAGGATATGCAGTTTTTCGGTGCAAGATGTAATCTTGCAAAGCTGCTTTTATTATCCTTAAACGGAGGACGTGACGAAATAAGCGGTGATCAGGTTGCACCTGAAATAAAGCCATATGAAGGCGAGTATTTGGAATATAATGAGGTTATAAAGAACTTTCTGGAACTTCAAGGTTGGCTGACAGGTTTATATGTTAATACCATGAACATTATACATTATATGCACGATAAATACGCTTACGAGCGTCTCATGATGGCTCTTCATGACACGGACGTCAACAGACTTATGGCTTTCGGTATTTCCGGATTATCAGTACTTGTGGACTCCTTGAGTGCCATTAAGCATACACGTGTTAGAGTAATAAGAGACGAACGTGGTATTATTACAGACTTTAAGCAAGAAGGAAGTTATCCTCAATATGGAAACAACGACGATAGAGCCGACAGTATTGCAAAAGAGGTTGTTACAAGCTTCTACGAAAGTCTGAAAACTCACCCCACCTACCGCAATGCAAGGCATACTTTGTCAATCCTAACTATAACATCAAACGTTGTGTACGGAAAAAAAACAGGCTCTACTCCTGACGGCCGTAAAAAAGGAGAACCCTTTGCCCCTGGTGCAAACCCAATGCACAATAGAGATAAGTCAGGAATACTTGCTATGATGAATTCAGTGGCGAAGTTACCTTATAGTGTGTGCAATGACGGAATTTCCCTTACCCTATCAGTTATCCCGAATGCTTTGGGTAAGGAACTGAATACCAAAATTTCAAATCTTTCTGCACTCATTGACGGTTATGTTATGAGCGGCGGCCATCATATAAATGTCAACGTACTTGATAAAGAAACTCTTGAAAGTGCCATGAAGGAACCTATGAAATATAATCAGCTTACAGTTCGCGTGTCGGGCTATGCAGTACATTTTATTAAGCTAACCAAGGCACAGCAATTGGAAGTAATCTCAAGGACATTTCATGAAGCTATGTAA
- the floA gene encoding flotillin-like protein FloA (flotillin-like protein involved in membrane lipid rafts), giving the protein MNLTGFIIILCALALFFALFFSLVPVGLWISALAANVKVSIFNLIGMRLRRVKPYMIVLPLIKAVKGGIDLNVNQLEAHYLAGGNVDIVVDALIAAHRANMNLPFERAAAIDLAGRNVLEAVKMSVNPKVIETPNVSAVAKDGIELLAKARVTVRANLDRLIGGAGETTVLARVGEGIVTTVGSSFSHKEVLENPDKISQTVLSKGLDAGTAFEILSIDIADVDVGRNIGAQLQTLQAEADKNIAQAKAEERRAMAVAKEQEMKAAVQEMRAKVVEAEALVPDAMAAALREGKIGVMDYYNLQNVIADTQMRDTISKAGKPEVPENIDIKS; this is encoded by the coding sequence ATGAATTTAACAGGTTTTATTATTATATTATGTGCTCTGGCGCTGTTCTTTGCTTTGTTTTTCAGCCTGGTGCCCGTGGGTTTATGGATATCGGCTTTGGCTGCAAATGTAAAGGTCAGCATCTTCAACCTTATTGGTATGAGACTTAGGAGGGTTAAGCCCTACATGATAGTACTGCCTCTAATAAAAGCAGTTAAAGGCGGTATAGATCTCAATGTAAACCAACTGGAAGCCCACTACCTTGCAGGAGGAAATGTAGATATTGTTGTTGACGCTCTTATAGCTGCTCACAGGGCAAACATGAATCTTCCCTTTGAAAGAGCTGCTGCTATTGATCTGGCAGGCAGAAATGTACTGGAAGCAGTTAAAATGAGTGTAAACCCAAAGGTTATCGAAACACCTAATGTTTCAGCGGTTGCAAAAGACGGTATTGAACTTCTGGCAAAGGCAAGGGTAACAGTCAGGGCCAATCTTGACAGGCTCATAGGCGGTGCCGGCGAAACTACCGTTTTGGCCAGAGTCGGTGAAGGTATTGTAACAACTGTAGGCAGCTCTTTTTCGCACAAAGAGGTACTTGAAAATCCTGATAAAATATCCCAGACAGTTCTGTCAAAGGGTCTGGATGCAGGAACCGCCTTTGAAATTCTTTCAATCGATATCGCTGACGTTGATGTAGGCAGAAACATTGGTGCCCAGCTGCAAACTCTTCAGGCGGAAGCCGATAAAAATATCGCACAGGCGAAGGCTGAGGAAAGAAGAGCAATGGCTGTAGCGAAAGAACAGGAAATGAAGGCGGCGGTTCAGGAGATGCGGGCAAAGGTTGTGGAGGCGGAGGCTCTTGTACCGGATGCTATGGCTGCAGCGCTCCGTGAAGGAAAAATCGGTGTAATGGATTACTACAATCTCCAGAATGTAATAGCTGATACACAGATGAGAGATACTATTTCAAAAGCAGGTAAACCTGAGGTTCCTGAAAATATCGATATAAAATCGTAG
- a CDS encoding NfeD family protein codes for MEILDFIVQISLIQGLILIIGVTLVIVEMFHPGFGAPGITGAILIIIGIIFIASTFQQALILMVLVLAILGIALSIILHSATKGKLSRSPLILKHSQQKATGYIGIEDLEFFLGKEGFSHTVLRPSGVVDFDGVKIDVVSEGSFIPQGKKVKVVKVVGRSIVVREV; via the coding sequence GTGGAAATATTGGATTTCATTGTACAAATAAGTTTAATCCAGGGGCTTATTCTGATAATCGGGGTAACCCTTGTAATAGTAGAGATGTTTCATCCGGGGTTTGGTGCTCCGGGAATCACAGGTGCTATTCTCATAATCATAGGAATTATTTTTATAGCATCAACCTTCCAGCAGGCTTTGATTCTGATGGTACTTGTACTGGCAATTCTGGGAATTGCGCTCAGTATTATACTCCATTCGGCTACCAAAGGAAAATTGTCAAGGTCGCCGCTTATACTAAAGCACTCGCAGCAAAAAGCAACCGGATATATAGGAATAGAAGATCTGGAATTTTTCCTTGGCAAGGAAGGCTTCAGTCACACTGTTTTAAGACCATCCGGAGTAGTGGATTTTGATGGTGTGAAAATTGATGTAGTATCGGAAGGTTCATTTATTCCCCAAGGCAAAAAGGTAAAGGTAGTAAAAGTTGTCGGCAGGAGTATAGTTGTTCGTGAAGTTTAG
- a CDS encoding IS1182 family transposase: MQHKNYTEFNGYYQLVLPLNLEMLIPEDDSVRLLSQILEGLNYTKLYKAYSSTGRKPAVDPKTMFKVITYANSNNIYSSRKIETACKRDINFMWLLQGESKPDHSTIARFRKDYLPEAIEDLFYQMVQHLHSIGEVKFENLFVDGTKIEANANRYTFVWKKVVNKNEAKMFEKIKACLEDINQSYLTNFSVSKDSILADLEQVLEYLKDKQKEDNIEFVHGIGKRKTQLQRFTEQFKEFKERQEKYNAHNQLFEGRNSYSKTDTDATFMHMKDDHMRNTQLKPAYNVQIGVESEYVTGIGIFQDRNDIATLIPFLKSMESNLGRCYENVIADSGYESEENYLYLEEKHQKSYIKPQTYEIWKKKSFKKDISKRENMQYDEEKDEYTCHNGKQLKMSGTTHRKSATGYRSEISIYECEDCSNCPYKSKCTKAQGNRKMQVSKTFVKKRQKSYENILTEKGILLRVNRSIQVEGAFGVLKSDYNFSRFLTRGKNSVKTEFILLCFGYNINKLHSKIQNDRCGKELHEVKAC, from the coding sequence ATGCAACATAAAAATTATACCGAATTTAACGGATACTATCAATTAGTTTTGCCTTTAAATTTGGAGATGTTAATACCTGAAGATGATTCTGTCAGACTGTTAAGCCAAATATTGGAGGGATTGAATTACACAAAGTTGTATAAGGCTTACTCTTCTACTGGAAGAAAACCGGCAGTTGACCCAAAGACCATGTTTAAGGTAATAACATATGCAAACTCAAATAACATATACTCAAGTAGAAAAATTGAAACTGCATGTAAAAGAGATATTAATTTCATGTGGTTGCTCCAAGGGGAATCAAAGCCAGATCACTCAACTATAGCCAGATTCCGTAAGGATTATCTTCCAGAGGCAATAGAAGACCTATTCTATCAAATGGTACAGCACCTGCATTCTATCGGAGAAGTTAAATTCGAAAACCTTTTTGTGGATGGTACTAAAATTGAGGCAAATGCAAACCGCTATACCTTTGTATGGAAGAAAGTAGTCAATAAAAACGAAGCAAAGATGTTTGAGAAAATAAAAGCTTGCTTAGAGGATATAAACCAGTCATATTTGACTAACTTTTCAGTATCAAAAGATAGCATATTGGCGGATTTAGAGCAAGTTCTTGAATATTTAAAGGACAAGCAAAAAGAAGATAACATAGAATTTGTTCATGGAATCGGAAAACGTAAAACTCAATTACAAAGATTCACAGAGCAGTTCAAGGAATTTAAAGAACGTCAGGAAAAATACAATGCCCATAACCAGCTGTTCGAGGGGAGAAACAGTTATTCCAAAACGGATACTGATGCAACATTCATGCATATGAAAGATGACCACATGCGTAATACTCAGCTAAAACCTGCCTACAATGTTCAGATTGGAGTTGAAAGCGAGTATGTTACTGGCATTGGAATTTTTCAGGATAGGAATGACATTGCTACACTAATCCCATTTCTAAAAAGTATGGAATCAAACTTAGGTAGATGTTATGAAAACGTAATTGCAGACTCTGGCTATGAGAGCGAAGAAAACTATCTGTATTTGGAAGAAAAGCATCAGAAAAGCTATATAAAACCTCAAACATACGAGATATGGAAGAAGAAAAGCTTCAAGAAAGATATCAGCAAGCGTGAAAATATGCAGTATGATGAAGAGAAAGATGAGTATACGTGCCATAATGGAAAACAATTAAAAATGTCAGGAACAACTCATAGAAAATCAGCAACAGGATATCGTTCCGAGATTAGCATATATGAATGTGAAGATTGCAGTAATTGCCCCTATAAGTCTAAGTGTACAAAAGCCCAAGGAAATCGCAAAATGCAGGTATCTAAGACATTTGTAAAAAAGAGACAAAAATCTTATGAAAACATCTTGACGGAGAAAGGCATTCTTCTAAGGGTAAATCGTTCCATCCAAGTTGAAGGAGCCTTTGGAGTTCTAAAAAGTGATTACAATTTCAGCCGTTTTTTAACACGAGGGAAAAACAGTGTTAAAACCGAATTTATCCTGCTGTGTTTTGGCTATAACATAAACAAATTACACTCCAAAATTCAAAATGACCGATGTGGAAAAGAACTTCATGAAGTAAAAGCCTGCTAA
- a CDS encoding 6-phosphofructokinase: protein MTVLKGAAIFGQSGGPTSVINASACGVFQEALKQDAITAVYGAAHGIKGILDEKFYDMSKEDAYELDLLKTTPSSALGSVRYKLKSADEDETDYKRLVEVFKKYDIRYFFYNGGNDSMDTCNKVSKYMQKVGYECRVMGVPKTIDNDLFGTDHCPGYSSAAKYIATSTMEVYHDARVYNTGMITILEVMGRNAGWLTAATALAAYKGAGPDLIYLPEIDFDMDQFLADCTRIYKENGNCIVAVSEGIKDKNGKYISEYGSNLTDQKDSFGHAQLGGLAATLAAIVKEKTGAKVRGIEFSLLQRCAAHCGSASDVNESYMSGQMAVRYAVEGMTDKMVGFKRAEGSEYKCEIQLLDLNDVANTEKKIPREWINEAGNGLKQEFIDYALPLIQGESAPPKEDGLPRFAKLKKVLATK from the coding sequence ATGACTGTTTTAAAAGGCGCCGCTATTTTCGGACAATCAGGTGGACCAACATCAGTAATTAATGCCAGTGCTTGCGGAGTATTTCAGGAAGCATTAAAGCAAGATGCAATAACAGCTGTATATGGTGCAGCTCACGGTATCAAAGGTATTCTTGATGAAAAATTCTATGACATGAGCAAGGAAGATGCTTATGAGCTTGACTTATTAAAGACTACTCCTTCTTCAGCTCTCGGTTCTGTTCGTTACAAGCTTAAATCAGCAGACGAGGACGAAACAGATTACAAGAGACTTGTTGAAGTTTTCAAGAAATATGATATCAGATATTTCTTCTATAACGGTGGAAATGATTCAATGGATACTTGTAACAAGGTTAGCAAGTACATGCAGAAGGTTGGCTATGAATGTAGAGTAATGGGTGTTCCAAAGACTATAGACAATGACCTTTTCGGAACAGACCACTGCCCTGGATATTCAAGTGCCGCTAAGTACATCGCTACATCAACTATGGAAGTTTACCATGATGCAAGAGTTTACAATACAGGTATGATTACAATACTTGAAGTTATGGGAAGAAACGCAGGTTGGCTGACAGCTGCAACTGCTCTTGCTGCTTATAAGGGTGCAGGTCCTGACTTGATATACCTCCCTGAAATCGATTTTGATATGGATCAGTTCCTTGCTGACTGTACTAGAATTTACAAAGAAAACGGAAACTGTATCGTTGCTGTTTCAGAAGGTATTAAGGACAAAAACGGTAAATACATTTCAGAATACGGCTCAAACCTTACTGATCAGAAAGACTCATTCGGTCATGCACAGTTAGGTGGTCTTGCTGCTACTCTGGCTGCAATTGTTAAGGAAAAGACCGGAGCAAAGGTTCGTGGTATCGAATTCAGCCTTCTCCAAAGATGTGCTGCTCACTGCGGTTCTGCAAGCGACGTAAACGAATCCTACATGTCAGGCCAAATGGCTGTAAGATATGCTGTTGAAGGAATGACTGACAAGATGGTTGGCTTCAAGAGAGCTGAAGGAAGCGAATACAAATGTGAAATTCAGTTACTTGATTTGAACGATGTTGCAAATACAGAAAAGAAGATTCCTAGAGAATGGATTAACGAAGCTGGAAATGGCTTAAAGCAAGAGTTTATCGACTACGCTTTACCATTAATCCAAGGTGAATCAGCTCCACCTAAGGAAGACGGTCTTCCTAGATTTGCAAAACTAAAAAAAGTTCTTGCAACTAAATAA
- the fba gene encoding class II fructose-1,6-bisphosphate aldolase → MPLVTSTEMFKKAYEGGYAIGAFNVNNMEIIQGITEAAKEVNAPLILQVSAGARKYANHTYLMKLVEAAIIETGLPICLHLDHGDTFELCKSCIDGGFTSVMIDGSHHSFEDNIALAKQVVEYAHPRGVVVEAELGRLAGIEDAVNVSEADAAFTNPAEVEEFVTKTGVDSLAIAIGTSHGAYKFKPGTKPQLRFDVLEEVSKRLPNFPIVLHGASSVIPEFVEMINGNGGKMPDAIGIPEDMLRQAAKMAVCKINIDSDLRLAMTGSIRKYFNEHPDHFDPRQYLKPAREAIKGLVKNKIVNVLGCDGKA, encoded by the coding sequence ATGCCATTAGTAACTTCTACCGAAATGTTTAAAAAAGCGTATGAAGGCGGCTATGCGATAGGAGCTTTCAATGTTAATAACATGGAAATTATTCAAGGAATAACTGAAGCAGCAAAGGAAGTAAATGCTCCTCTTATTCTTCAAGTATCTGCCGGAGCAAGAAAGTATGCAAACCATACTTATCTTATGAAATTAGTTGAGGCTGCTATTATAGAAACAGGTTTGCCAATCTGTCTGCACCTTGACCACGGTGATACTTTCGAGCTTTGTAAATCATGTATCGACGGCGGATTTACTTCCGTTATGATAGACGGTTCACACCACTCATTCGAAGATAACATAGCACTTGCAAAACAGGTTGTTGAATATGCTCACCCAAGAGGAGTTGTTGTTGAAGCTGAACTTGGTAGACTTGCAGGTATCGAAGATGCAGTTAACGTATCAGAAGCTGACGCAGCATTTACAAATCCTGCTGAAGTTGAAGAATTCGTTACAAAGACCGGTGTTGATTCATTGGCAATCGCAATTGGTACTAGCCATGGCGCATACAAATTCAAGCCAGGAACAAAGCCACAGTTGAGGTTTGATGTATTGGAAGAAGTTTCAAAGAGACTTCCTAACTTCCCAATAGTTCTCCATGGTGCATCATCCGTTATTCCTGAGTTTGTTGAAATGATAAACGGCAACGGAGGAAAAATGCCTGATGCAATAGGTATTCCGGAAGATATGCTCCGTCAGGCTGCTAAGATGGCAGTTTGTAAGATAAATATCGACTCTGACTTGAGACTTGCCATGACTGGTTCAATCAGAAAGTACTTCAACGAGCATCCTGACCACTTCGACCCAAGACAATATTTAAAGCCAGCTAGAGAGGCTATAAAGGGTCTTGTAAAGAACAAGATAGTTAACGTTCTTGGTTGCGACGGTAAAGCTTAA